The genome window CCATGGCGGCGGTGACTACGGCCGGTACGGCCCCGGTTGCCGGGGACGCGGGGGCGCCGGTCGCCGCCGTGACGTTGTCCAGGACCGTGCCCTCGAACAGGTCGGCGTCGTGCTCGGCGACGAGGATCGCCGCGCGTACGTCGGTGAGGCCGAGCGCGGTCAGCGCGGTGCCGTCCAGTTCGACGGCGCCCTCGTCGGGGTCGACGCGGCGGCCGAGGCAGCGCAGCAGGGCGGCGGCGTCGGCGGGGTCGGTGGTGGCGACGCCGACGGTCTCGCCGGGGGCGATGTCGAGGTCGAGGCCGCGCAGGGTGCCGTGGGTGAGGGCGCGGAGGGTGAGCCGTCCCTCGACGCCGCCGATCGCGACGGGGTCGGCGGAGGGTGCCTCGGACACGTCACCGGGGGCGTCCAGCACCTCCGCGATGCGGGCGGCGGAGGCGCGGCCCTGCGCCAGTTCGGCGTTGATCCAGGCGAACTCGCCGAGCGGGCCGACGATGAACAGGGCGAGGCCGACGGAGGAGACGAGTTCGCCGAGGCCGATGTCGCCGCGCGCGGCGAGATGTCCGCCGACGAGGGCGACCACCGCGATGAACGCGCCGGTGAGGATGGTGACCACGCCGTTCTGCCAGGCCTCGGCGCGGGCGGCGCGCAGGGTCGCGGCCAGGGAGTCCTGGCTGACGCGCCGGTAGCGGGCGACGGCCGCCGTCTCGGCGCCGATGCCCTTGAGGACACGTAGTCCGGCGACCAGGTCGGCGGCGACACCGGAGGCCCGCGCGGCGCGTTCCCGCTCGGTCTCGCTGCGCCGTTCCAGGGGCTTGCTCAGCAGGTGCCCCAGCCACAGCAGCAGCGGGGTGCCGAGCAGGACGAGGAGGCCCAGGGCGACGTTGGTCAGCTCGCCCGGCAGCCGGCCCTCCTCGGCGCCGCCCTCGGGCGCGAGGACACGGCCGACGAGTTCGGCTTCTCGGGCACAGCCCCATCGAGGGCGCCGCGTACCAGCTAGCCCAGGAGTCGGGCCGACTGCCGCTGCGGGTACGGCTGATGGTGGCCGCCGACGCGCTGCGGCCGGTGGGCGCGGACGCCGAGGACACCACGAGCCGGGCGATCGACCTCGGGCTGCGCACCGGCTTCGGGGAGGGCCCGCTCTCCCTCGGCGCGCTCAAGGTCTTCACCGACGGCGGCATGATGGCCCGTACGGCGGCCCTCACCAGCCCCTATCCGGGCGCCGACGGCGCCCAAGGAACCGGTGGCTCCGGTCAGCTGGCGGACGAGCCCGAGGTGCTGGAGAGCACGATCGTCGAGGGCCATCTCGCGGGCTGGCAGCTCGCCGTGCACGCGATCGGCGACCGGGCCCTCGATGTCGCCCTGGACGCGCTGGAGAAGGCGCAGAAGCTGAGCCCCCGCCCGGAGGCCCGCCATCGCGTCGAGCACGCCGGCCTGGTCCGGCCCGACCAGCTGCCGCGGCTTGCCGCGCTCGGCGTGACCGTCGTCATCCAGCCGAGCTTCCTGCGCTACTACGGCGACGACTACGCCACGATCATGGGCGAGGACCGGGCGGGCTGGCTCTACCGGGGCCGGGGCTTCCTCGACCACGGCGTCCGGGTCGCCGGCAGTTCGGACCGGCCGGTGGCGAACGGCGCCCCGCTGCGGGCGATCCAGTTCATGGTGGAGCGGGCCTCGGAGTCCGGCCGCCTCATCGGCCCCGCCGAGACGCTCACCGTCGACGAGGCGCTGCGCGCGTACACCGTCGAGGCCGCCCGCGCCTGCCACTGGGAGACCGACGCGGGCAGCCTCACCCCCGGCAGGCGGGCCGACCTCGTGGTGCTGGGCGACGATCCCCGCCGGGTGGACGTGTCGCGGATCGGGGACATCGAGGTGGTGCGGACGTTCGTCGAGGGCGAGGACGCGTACTGACGGACCGGCCTCCGCCACAACGGGGTCGGTCCGGGTCAGACCGGCGGGCGCCGGGCCGGGATCGTACGCAGGAAGTCCGCCGACGGCACGAAGAACATGGTTCCGGTCACGGCCCGGGAGAAGTCCAGGATCGGATCGTGGCCGGCCGGCGGTTCGCCGAGGAACATCTTCCGCAGCATGGTCTCGGGGACCTCGGGGTCGCGGGCGTAGGCGATGAAGTACGTACCGAACTCGCCCTGTCCGGGCCTGCCGAAGGGCATGGCGGCGCGCAGTATGCGCTGCTCGCCGCCGTCCGGGCCGACGAGGGTGTTGACGTCGACGTGCGAACCCTCCACGTCCAGCTCCAGATTGGTCAGTTTGGTCCGGCCGATGACCTTTTCCTGCGCCTCGACGGCGAGTTCCTCCCAGGAGTCCACGTCGTGCAGGTACTTCTGCACGAGCACATAGCTGCCGCCCCGGAAGTCGGGGTCCTCGTCGCCGACGAGGACCGTGTCGGCGGCGACGCGTCCGACCGGGTTCTCGGTGCCGTCGACGAAGCCGAGGAGGTTGCGGGAGTCGAAGTACGCGAAGGCCTGGACCTCGTCCTCCAGGGTGGCCGCGCCGCGCAGTTGCCGCATGATCTCGGCGGCCAGCGCGAAACACAGGTCGACGCGCGTCGCGCGGATGTGGAAGAGCAGATCGCCCGGTGTGGACACGGCCCGGTGCCGGGGCCCCTCCAACTCCCGGAAGGGGTGCAGCGCGGCGGGCCGGGGCGCGCCGAAGAGTCGGTCCCAGGCCTCCGCGCCGATCCCGGCCACACAGCCCAGGGCGCCTTCGGGGCTGGAGAAGCCCACCGCCCTCTCCAACCCGGCGAGTCCGGCCAGCACCTCACGGGCCGTCGGCTCGCCGCCCGGGGCGACGGTGACGACCAGAAAGACCGCGGCGGGTGTCAACGGACCCAGCATCGGCTGCGGCAGAACGTCATCGGACACGACCGGCAGTGCCATGGCTCCCCCTCTTCACGTGCCACACGTGCGCCCCACGCGTGGACCACATCCCCTCGGGACGGCTCGGGCGGCCGTTCCGCCCCCCTCACCATGCCCGGTCGGGACGGGGACGATACCCACCAGTTCCGTACACCCCGCAAACAATGATGAACGACACAACCTCGCAGGTCACAAGGGTGGCCACGGAAGTGCGGGTCCATGTTGTATACGCGAGGACCGGGACGCCCAATACTGTGCGCAGACGTCACCAGGGGGGCACCCGATGAAGTGGTTCCAGCGCGACCGCGCCAAGCAACGGCCGGATATGGTGCGGGAGTTCGGCGTCGACAAGAGCGACGAGCCGCCCCGGCAGGCACCCCCGTTGCTCACCGCCGGCGGCCCGGCGCTCCAGCGGCTCGGCGGAGACGGTGACGAGGTCGGCCGGCTGACCACGGGCACGGGGCCGGTGATCCTCGACATCGTCCACCCGGGGACCGGGCACTTCGTGGTGGACGCACTCGACGGACGGCTGCACTCGCAGAGCCAACTCGTCTACACCGACGGTCCCTTCTCGTGCCGTGCCCTGGTGAACGCCGACGACCGGCCGGTGCGGGCGCTGCGCGTCCAGGCGGACGGACCGTGGACGGTCGACGTCCGCCCGGTGTCGAGCGCGCTGTCCTGCGAGGGCCCCACGCGGCGCCCGGCCTCGGACGTGCTGCGCCACACCGGCGGCCCCGCGATCGCGACGCTCCGGTACGAGGGCGATCCCCGGTCCGACGACGGCGGTTACTTCCTCGTGGACACCTTCGAGCCGGACGGCACCGGTTTCCTCGACGAGCTGGCCAATCACGTCGGCCCCTGGCAGGGCGAGGCCGCGCTCACCGGCCCCTGTCTCATCTACGCCCGCTCCGACGGCCCCTGGTCCCTCACCGTCCGCCCCCTCGTATAAACGGATGACCCTCTCCTCTCTCTGTAGGGTTGGCCTGAGGACATCCGGCGCTTGCCGTAGAGGTCGCCGAGGCGTCCGCCGACGGGGCCGAAGACCGCGCCCGTGAGCAGCGTCGCGGTGATCACCCAGGTGGCGTTCGCCGCGCCGGTGTCGAGGATCGTGGGCAGGTCGGTGAGCAGCGGTGTCACCAGCGTCTGCGTGACCGCGGCGACGATGCCGGCGAGCGCCAGCGTCGCGATGACACCATCCGGGCGGATGGCGGGCGGGGGGTTGGCCGTCAAGGAATCCTTGGTGCGATGAAACCGGCGACAGGGCATACGTCATGCACCTGGCGTGCAGCATACATGCATCATGCATGATGCATGTCTCGCGCATGATGCACATCACGGGTACGCTGCCTGGTCCGGCGGGGCGGGCCCGCCGGGATGGAAAGATCGCCCTGGCCGTGTCCGCAACGAGGAGGTAGGCGACCGTGGAAGAGCCGACGCGCCGGGTCGAGTACGAGAACATGCTGCTCGGGCGCTACCAGCATCTGAGCCAGAGCAAGGGGCGCCGCAAGGACTCCGCGCTGGAGCGCAGCGCGTACATCCTCCTCAGTCGCATCCGTGTCGAGGGGCCGATGTCCATCAGCGAGCTGAGCGAGGCCTTCGGTCTGGACGCCTCCACCCTGCGCCGGCAGACCGCCGCCGCGCTGCGCGCCGGGCTGGTCGAGCACATCCTCGCCCCGGAGGGCGGGGTGGCGCGGAAGTTCCGTATCACCGAGGAGGGCGAGCGCCGGCTGGACGAGGAGCGGGAGGGCAACGTCCGCAGCCTCAGCCAGGTGCTGGAGGGCTGGTCCGACGACGACATCACCGGGTTCGCGGACTGTCTCGAACGCTTCAACACGAGCATCGAGCGGCTGCACGGCAAGACCTGGCCGCGCCCGTAGCCACCGGCCGGATGCCGAATGCCGGATGTCGCGTGCCGGGTAGCCTCGGGGGCATGCGGATCTCCGTCTCCTCGGACATGGACGAGCCCGTCGCCCGCTTCCTCCTCACGGAGTTGCGCGGCCGGGGCCACGAAGTAGTGACGTACGGCGCGCTGCGCCCCGGGGACGACGCCCGGTGGGCGGTGTGCTCGGAGGCGGCGGCGCGCGAGGTCGCCTCCGGGGCCTCGGACCAGGCGGTGGTGTGCTGCTGGACGGGCACGGGCGCGT of Streptomyces phaeolivaceus contains these proteins:
- a CDS encoding Dyp-type peroxidase; amino-acid sequence: MALPVVSDDVLPQPMLGPLTPAAVFLVVTVAPGGEPTAREVLAGLAGLERAVGFSSPEGALGCVAGIGAEAWDRLFGAPRPAALHPFRELEGPRHRAVSTPGDLLFHIRATRVDLCFALAAEIMRQLRGAATLEDEVQAFAYFDSRNLLGFVDGTENPVGRVAADTVLVGDEDPDFRGGSYVLVQKYLHDVDSWEELAVEAQEKVIGRTKLTNLELDVEGSHVDVNTLVGPDGGEQRILRAAMPFGRPGQGEFGTYFIAYARDPEVPETMLRKMFLGEPPAGHDPILDFSRAVTGTMFFVPSADFLRTIPARRPPV
- a CDS encoding MarR family winged helix-turn-helix transcriptional regulator, producing MEEPTRRVEYENMLLGRYQHLSQSKGRRKDSALERSAYILLSRIRVEGPMSISELSEAFGLDASTLRRQTAAALRAGLVEHILAPEGGVARKFRITEEGERRLDEEREGNVRSLSQVLEGWSDDDITGFADCLERFNTSIERLHGKTWPRP